The following nucleotide sequence is from Ignavibacteriales bacterium.
CAAATGTTTTAATGCCCTTCTCTGAAAAATCATCTTCGTTTTCATAATATATGGAAGTAAGTCTTCTATTAATTTGGTTTAGTTTAGAAAATCTTTCTTCAAAAACTTCATCTGATTCGTATACCTTTCTTTCTAAATCTATTCCAAAACGAAATTCGAAGTTTTGCTCTGATAAGAGTTTTTCAATAAAGTTTTTAGGTAAGTGAGGATATATATCCTCTAAATTCGATACATCCAGTTTTGTAGCACTACGACCGGGAATATAGTTCAAATGTATTGATCTTGTATTACCTACCTGGAGCTTGTGCAGTAAAGCTTTAAGGAAATCTCTATCCATATTCAAGATTTGGAGATAAAAACCCAATATATTAAAATTGGTTTGTTATTACAAGTTTACTTGGAAATAGAGAAAGTACCTGTATGATAATTAAAATCTTAAATAGTTGAACGAATTAGATTTTCTCTATTTTTCTCCCCAAAAGAAAGCATCTCCTCTCGCTCAGTTATTTGTTAATAATACTATCCCCGCTCGCTTTCCCGGAATTTCTCATCACCACCTATTGATTTTCTCCCTCCCTCTCCCTAACTTTACACCGGTTTTTAAAACAAAAAAGATAAACCATGCACTGCGCAAAGACACTAATCAGTACACACGATCGAACTAGAATGGCACAGCCATATTAGCAGGCAGAGGCATTACCTTTGCTGTTTACGATCGAACCTCTCTTAGGAGCTGTCTCGCCGGTTTATTCTACTGGTGGGCGCATACACGATCGAACCTTTATGGCGCTACGCCGGAGGAAGAGTAAATATGTTACGTACAATTTGTGGGGAGCCTCGCGTGATGAGGCACTGGAAAAATCGACCGGAAACAAAAACGGATTAGAGCGGATGAAAACAAAGAATGAAAACAAAGAATAGAAATGAGATTTGAGATGGCGATGAGATCGGCGGATGATACCGGGCAGATACTGATACCGATCAATTTCCAATACCAGATGTCGAATGCCATATACAGGCGGATACAGAGACGGGATAGAGGGTACGCGCGGATGCTGAGGGACCGCGGAGCGGTACACGGGTACAAGAGCTTTAAACTCTTTACGTTTTCACGCCTGAGGGCGGATGACATTAAGCCCGCGGACATAAACGGGCGGAAGATGCTGGCCGTGGGTTCGGAGCACGTGAGGATGACGGTCTCGATGGTGAGCGAGAGGCTGTTCGATATTCTGCTGTGGGGAAATCATAAGGACAGGACACTGAGGCTGGGGGACGCGAGGCTTATCTGCAACATTTATTCGATGCCGGAACCGCGGATCGGAGGCGCGCTGAAGCTGAGAACGATCTCACCCATCGTACTTTCGCGAAAGATTTACCGCAAGAGCGCGCTGACGGGGAAATTTAAGGAAGTGTACATGAGCCCTGATGACCCGGACTATCTTGAATACCTGAAGCGGAACATCGAGGAAAAGTTTACCGCGTGGAAGAGCGCGCTGGGAGAGCCTGTCTATTCGGTGGAAAGGCGGATGCTGAGAACGGGAACCATACGGAGCTTTAAGCCGGTGAGCAAGCCGAGACCGAGCCTGACCATTCTGAAGGAGGGACGGCGGGCCGAGACACGCGTAAGGGGATGGAGCTTCGACTTCGAGATCGAGGGACACCCGGAGATACTGGAGTTCGCGTACCGGGCGGGATTCGGGAAAATGAATCCGACGGGTTTTGGATGCGTGGAGATAATTTAACCGTTTAGAACGCCAGCCCGTCACCCGAAATTAGTTCTAGACTGCGCTGGCTTCGTCCAGTTTTTTTATGTCGTCTTCCGTGAGTGAGATCTCCGAAGAGCCGAGGAGCTCTTTGAGCTGTTGAGGGCTTGTGGCGCTGGAGATCGGGGCTGTGATAGACGGGCGGTGAATGAGCCACGCGAGAGCTATCTGCACAGGGGTCGCGAAGTGTTGCTCGGATATATCGTCGAGAGCGGAGAGTATGCGCCACCCGCGGTCATTGAAGTATGTATTTTTTACGTTATTCCCGCGCGGGGACTTACTTACGTCATCGTCACCGCGGTACTTCCCCGTAAGGAATCCCCTCGCGATAGCGAAGTAAGGAATCACACCGAGATCTTCACTAAGGCAAAATTGTTCGAGGTTTTTTTCGTAGTCCTCACGGTCGTAGAGATTATACAGGGGCTGGAGCGACTCGTAGCGCGGGTAACCTTTTTCGGCGGATATAGCCAGTGCTTCGGCGAGGCGGTCAGCGGAATAGTTAGAAGCACCGATGACGCGGACCTTGCCCTGCTGTACGAGTTCATCGTAAGCGGAGAGCGTTTCCTCCTGCGGAGTATTGGGGTCGTCGCGGTGCGACTGGTACAGGTCGATGTAATCGGTCCGGAGACGTCGGAGAGAATTTTCGACCTCGGTAATGATCTGTTTGCGTGTAAGTCCTTTAATTTCATCAGTGATCTCCCAGCCAACCTTTGTCGCGATAATCATTTCTTTGCGCGCGCCACGGTCCTTCATCCAATTTCCAATTATTGTTTCCGATTCGCCTCCCTTATTGCCGGGAGCCCACATAGTGTAGGAGTTAGCTGTGTCAATCGTTTCAAAGCCGGATTCGCGGAATGCGTCGAGTATTTCGAAGCCGGTTTTTTCATTTACGGTATGTCCGAAAACATTGGTGCCGAGGACAAAGGGTGAGATATGGAGTTCGGATCTACCTAGGCGGCGTTTTTGCATAATGTATGTTTTTTATAAATATAAAAATTTTACGGGAGGGATTTAAGGGATTACGTTCCCAAATCGGTCAAGGACTCGGCTCGTAGAGAATTTGGGAACGAGATTGGCTTCGCCCAGCTGACGGTTGCCGCGTCGCTGCGCTCCTCGCAATGGCAATAGAGAAGGAATGGCAAAATTGCGGGAATGACAATGTGGGAGGGATTTAAGGGAAGAGCTCGCCTCCGATGGAGGGGCAGGGGGAGGGTTAGCTAAGTAAATGATTTACTTTTAGCAATGAATTCAATATTTAATAATACTATTTTATTTCTAATGAGAAGGAAAATCCTCCCATATAATCCAAAGTTAAAAACCTTCTCACGTAATTTAAGAAATAATCCCACGCCCGGTGAAACTTCACTATGGAAGTATCTCCGAACGAAACAAATTAAAGGATATAAATTCAGAAGACAGGTACCCATTTCAAATTATGTATTGGATTTCTTTTGTAAAGAATTGATGCTGGCAATTGAGATAGACGGTTCGTCACATGCCGAGAAAATCAGCAGAGATAAAAAACGCCAAAAAGAATTAGAGTCATACGGTATCGAATTTCTACGATTTACTGAGTCTGATGTTATAAAAGATTCAAATAATGTAGCTCTTACGATCTTAAATTGGGTGGATAAAAATGAAAAGAAAAATCCTGAGAATTAGTTTACCATTTCAGGATTAAACATTTGGTTATTTATTACTTGCTATAACCCTCCCCTACCCCCTCCGTCGGAGGGGAACTGAGTGAGCGAAATTTAGTCGCCGGGGGAAATACTCAGCGCAAGTTATTACTTTTAAGGGCGTCATATATTTAAGTAGAGGGAATATATTGGAAGAAGGCATACTGATAAATACACTTCAGGCGGGTGAAGCAGGCGCTTCGTTCGAGGAAGCATTTAAGGAGCTGGTAGAAGAATACCAGAACCTGGTGTATAATACCGCAATGGGCTTTGTCAGGAATGCGGAGGATGCAGAGGACATCGCGCAGGAGGTGTTTGCGGAGGTGTACAGGAGCGTTGCGAACTTCCGGGGTGACTCTAAATTATCAACGTGGCTGTACAGGATCACCACAACAAAGTCGCTGGATTTTCTGAGGAAGATGAAGCGGAAGAAGAGGTGGGGCTCGCTGATACCTTCGAAGCAGGATCCTGATGAAGTGAAGGATGTGAGCTACTTCCATCCCGGCGCGGACATGAATAACAAGGAGCAGAGCGAGGCGCTGTTTAAGGCGATCGACAAGCTTCCCGAAAACCAGAGGATCGCATTTACGCTGGCAAAGGTAGATGGGCTGAGTTATGATGAGATCTGCGACGTGATGAAGACGAGTAAGCCATCTGTGGAATCGCTGGTTCACCGGGCAAGGACGAATTTGAGGAAGTATTTGAAGAAGTATTATGAGAGGGAGATGAGTAATTGAGACCAGGAGAATTAATAGTATGCGTTCCCAAATCGGAATTTGGGAACGAGATTGCCGCGCTGCACTTCGTTTCGCTCGCAATGACAATATTGGGGGAGCGCAAGTTTTTTTTAGAAATAACATCTAACCAAATGAGGATAGAAAATGGATAAAAATCTACAAAATAAGAACTTAGAAGACAGGATAGACAAGACGCTGGAGATGGCAGAAAGCCTGAAAAAACAGGAAATAAAGCCATACTTCTATACGCGTCTCATGACAAAGATCGAATCTGAAAAGCGCGGACATATCTCAGAACCCGCATTCCTTGGTTTTAGCCGGAAGCTGGCGATGGGATTTGTCGCGCTATTGCTGGTTGCAAATTCGCTGACGGTATATTTTACATTGTCCGGTGATAACACAGCTACAGAGAGGCGCGACCAGATAGATGCGCAGACAACAAGGCAGGAGAACATAGAGAAGGTAGCCGATGAATATTTCGGAGGCGGTGATTATTACAATTACTAAACAATAAACGTAAAACAATGGACATATTCTCAAAAAATAAATTCCTGGCATGGGTAATCATAATACTGATCGTATTGAACGTGCTGAGTCTTGGCGCGCTATGGTTCCAAAAGAACAGGGAACCAAGACCGATGCATGAGTAT
It contains:
- the cas6 gene encoding CRISPR-associated endoribonuclease Cas6; translation: MRFEMAMRSADDTGQILIPINFQYQMSNAIYRRIQRRDRGYARMLRDRGAVHGYKSFKLFTFSRLRADDIKPADINGRKMLAVGSEHVRMTVSMVSERLFDILLWGNHKDRTLRLGDARLICNIYSMPEPRIGGALKLRTISPIVLSRKIYRKSALTGKFKEVYMSPDDPDYLEYLKRNIEEKFTAWKSALGEPVYSVERRMLRTGTIRSFKPVSKPRPSLTILKEGRRAETRVRGWSFDFEIEGHPEILEFAYRAGFGKMNPTGFGCVEII
- a CDS encoding endonuclease domain-containing protein; its protein translation is MRRKILPYNPKLKTFSRNLRNNPTPGETSLWKYLRTKQIKGYKFRRQVPISNYVLDFFCKELMLAIEIDGSSHAEKISRDKKRQKELESYGIEFLRFTESDVIKDSNNVALTILNWVDKNEKKNPEN
- a CDS encoding aldo/keto reductase, whose protein sequence is MQKRRLGRSELHISPFVLGTNVFGHTVNEKTGFEILDAFRESGFETIDTANSYTMWAPGNKGGESETIIGNWMKDRGARKEMIIATKVGWEITDEIKGLTRKQIITEVENSLRRLRTDYIDLYQSHRDDPNTPQEETLSAYDELVQQGKVRVIGASNYSADRLAEALAISAEKGYPRYESLQPLYNLYDREDYEKNLEQFCLSEDLGVIPYFAIARGFLTGKYRGDDDVSKSPRGNNVKNTYFNDRGWRILSALDDISEQHFATPVQIALAWLIHRPSITAPISSATSPQQLKELLGSSEISLTEDDIKKLDEASAV
- a CDS encoding sigma-70 family RNA polymerase sigma factor, which translates into the protein MLEEGILINTLQAGEAGASFEEAFKELVEEYQNLVYNTAMGFVRNAEDAEDIAQEVFAEVYRSVANFRGDSKLSTWLYRITTTKSLDFLRKMKRKKRWGSLIPSKQDPDEVKDVSYFHPGADMNNKEQSEALFKAIDKLPENQRIAFTLAKVDGLSYDEICDVMKTSKPSVESLVHRARTNLRKYLKKYYEREMSN